ACTTGAAACATATGTTGGTGTGAAATGGGGATTTTGCAATGAAATGTTTACTTTGTTATCCTTTGATTCTTTCACAATCTCGATATTTAAGACTCCACCAATATCTTTGAAATCTTTTATTTGCCCTGACAAAAAGTTTCCTAATGAATAGGCAACAAAACTCTTCTTCCCATCCTTTCTTGTAATCCATTGCATAGGTTGAAGGACATGTGGGTGATGTCCTATGATAATATCTGCGCCATCGTTTGCAATTTTTACGGCCAATTCTTTTTGAACAACTGATGGAAAACGCTGATATTCAATTCCCCAATGCATACTGACAACAACAACATCACAAAGTGGTTTAATATGTTCTATATCTTTTTTAATTTTCACTTCATCTATTAAATTAACTAAATAACTCTTTCCATTAGGTACACGAATCCCATTTGTTCCATATGTGTAGGCGATAAAGCCAACTTTAATCCCATTTTTTGAAATAACTCTAACTTGTTCTTTATCTTGCATACTTCTGTACGCACCTTCATAAGGGAGATTAATTTTACGATAATAATTTGTTGCACTTAAGATTCCTTTTTCACCTCGATCAATTGAATGGTTATTCGCAATTGAAATAATATCCACCCCTGCATCTTTAAGTGCATCAGCAATTTCATGTGGGCTATTAAAACAAGGATATGAGGATAAACCTAATTCGGTACCACCTGCCATTGATTCTTGATTTGCAATTGTAATATCTGGTTGTCGAAGAAGATAGTTTACTTGAGAGAACATTGGTTTGAAATCATAATGATTCTTTGTTTTAGCATCATTGTAGACAGTATCATGAATTAGAACATCACCAATGGCAGCAAGATGAAGGGAATATTTATATGATTTATAAGTAAGCGAATGATTCCGATTGCTGAGATCTTTTACATCAATTGATTTATAAGCTTTTGCTTCATGAACGGGAAAAGAATTGTTAAAGAACCACAACACTACTCCAGAAATAATAATGGAAGATAAAGCCAACATCCAAATTAAAAAAGTATATAATTTTTTCAAATTTTTTCTCCTTTATTAATTTTTCGTGATATACAAGCTGTTACTCGCCATCAATTAAAATGAAGAATG
The Neobacillus sp. PS3-40 genome window above contains:
- a CDS encoding CapA family protein, coding for MKKLYTFLIWMLALSSIIISGVVLWFFNNSFPVHEAKAYKSIDVKDLSNRNHSLTYKSYKYSLHLAAIGDVLIHDTVYNDAKTKNHYDFKPMFSQVNYLLRQPDITIANQESMAGGTELGLSSYPCFNSPHEIADALKDAGVDIISIANNHSIDRGEKGILSATNYYRKINLPYEGAYRSMQDKEQVRVISKNGIKVGFIAYTYGTNGIRVPNGKSYLVNLIDEVKIKKDIEHIKPLCDVVVVSMHWGIEYQRFPSVVQKELAVKIANDGADIIIGHHPHVLQPMQWITRKDGKKSFVAYSLGNFLSGQIKDFKDIGGVLNIEIVKESKDNKVNISLQNPHFTPTYVSSLHQRHYRVIPLSNASTVGLTNMNAVNNEINKHMNQWLATAN